In Geobacter anodireducens, a genomic segment contains:
- a CDS encoding dihydrolipoamide dehydrogenase, translated as MQTFDVVVIGGGPGGMTAGMMLKQAGKSVAIIQENHDSFGGVCLNRGCMPTKSMLKAAKVYRDAQNSEKYGLDLSVNPVDLTRLRAVADADLNMLRHMVQGKLTDARIAVFRGKGSFRSEHEIEICQADGSSEQIRGEKIIIATGSVPAELPCAPFDGHSILSSDQILKNTELPHKLLIIGGGAIGCEFATLYNTFGSRVTLVEAMDSLLPREDREAGKTLQSTFEQQGIAVKTGAAIKSISVEAGTVHVHYDGSSATEEFDKVLVGIGRTANIAGLNLDAAGVATEQGAVKVNEMMQTTVPHIYALGDVIGGMTLAHAAEKEGYLLAQNLIQGSRHPLDHRAVPRVVFCHPEVAAVGTHEARAGIKAFTMPQAPNGRAVVDKVAPAFVKLFIEEDTSQIAGAIIIGEGATEMIHEMAVAVENRLTLEQIGKTVHAHPTHSKNVLLAVQHFN; from the coding sequence ATGCAAACGTTTGATGTTGTTGTTATCGGCGGCGGTCCCGGAGGCATGACCGCAGGGATGATGCTGAAGCAGGCGGGCAAATCGGTCGCGATCATCCAGGAAAATCACGACAGTTTCGGCGGGGTCTGCCTCAACCGTGGCTGCATGCCGACCAAATCCATGCTAAAAGCGGCCAAGGTCTATCGCGATGCCCAAAACAGCGAGAAATACGGCCTGGACCTATCCGTGAACCCTGTCGATTTAACACGCCTGCGCGCCGTTGCCGACGCAGATCTGAACATGCTGCGTCATATGGTCCAGGGAAAACTGACCGATGCGCGCATTGCCGTTTTCCGCGGCAAAGGCTCTTTCCGGTCCGAACATGAGATAGAAATCTGCCAAGCAGATGGCAGTTCCGAACAAATCCGCGGCGAAAAAATCATCATTGCGACCGGTTCGGTCCCCGCCGAACTTCCCTGTGCCCCCTTTGATGGGCACTCCATCCTCTCCAGTGACCAGATTCTGAAAAACACGGAGCTCCCGCACAAGCTGCTGATTATCGGAGGCGGGGCGATAGGCTGCGAGTTTGCAACCCTGTACAACACCTTCGGCAGCAGAGTTACCTTGGTTGAAGCCATGGATAGCCTGCTGCCACGTGAAGACAGGGAAGCCGGGAAAACGCTGCAGTCCACCTTTGAACAGCAGGGCATCGCGGTGAAAACAGGCGCAGCCATCAAAAGCATTTCAGTCGAGGCGGGAACGGTCCATGTCCATTATGACGGCTCCAGCGCAACCGAAGAATTCGACAAGGTACTGGTCGGCATCGGCCGCACAGCGAACATTGCCGGGCTGAACCTTGACGCTGCCGGAGTAGCGACCGAACAGGGCGCTGTCAAGGTTAACGAAATGATGCAGACCACCGTTCCCCACATCTACGCGCTGGGCGACGTGATCGGTGGCATGACCCTGGCCCATGCGGCAGAAAAAGAAGGGTACCTGCTTGCCCAGAATCTTATCCAGGGCAGTCGCCACCCCCTCGACCATCGTGCTGTGCCGCGAGTTGTGTTCTGTCACCCCGAAGTGGCGGCAGTAGGAACACATGAAGCCAGGGCCGGCATTAAAGCCTTCACCATGCCACAGGCCCCCAATGGCCGCGCCGTGGTGGACAAAGTCGCGCCGGCCTTCGTGAAGCTGTTTATCGAGGAGGACACCTCTCAGATCGCCGGGGCAATCATCATCGGAGAAGGGGCAACAGAAATGATCCACGAGATGGCAGTGGCGGTCGAAAACCGTCTGACCCTGGAGCAGATAGGGAAAACGGTCCATGCCCATCCGACTCATTCCAAAAATGTTCTGCTAGCCGTCCAGCACTTCAATTAA
- a CDS encoding MarR family transcriptional regulator: protein MNDDLCYKLNYLARLILSKVNEKIKPHGVTQGQLPVLCCLHDAEGQTQAELCKNIQVEQPTMANTLRRMERDGLIFRIASDTDKRQSRVYITERTRPTVEALQEKRDEVVAAMVRHMSPEDLATFTRLLDVATKALENPETE, encoded by the coding sequence ATGAATGATGACCTGTGCTACAAGCTGAACTACCTGGCCCGGCTGATTCTGTCCAAAGTAAATGAAAAAATCAAACCGCACGGAGTAACGCAGGGGCAACTTCCGGTTCTTTGCTGCCTGCATGACGCGGAAGGACAGACTCAAGCCGAACTGTGCAAGAATATTCAGGTTGAGCAACCAACCATGGCCAATACGTTACGACGCATGGAGCGGGACGGTCTGATCTTCCGGATCGCCAGCGACACGGACAAACGGCAGTCACGGGTGTATATAACCGAACGGACCCGCCCGACAGTCGAAGCCTTACAGGAGAAACGGGACGAGGTTGTCGCCGCGATGGTGCGGCACATGTCGCCTGAGGACCTGGCAACGTTCACCCGACTGCTCGATGTCGCTACAAAGGCCTTGGAGAACCCGGAAACAGAGTAA
- a CDS encoding flavoprotein oxidoreductase gives MPVERLVVIGGDAAGMSAAAKVRRTDPQRSITVFERSPHTSYAACGMPYLLGGLIDHHDKLIARTPETFREKYNIEALTSHNVLEIDVPGQSVLVEDLNKKKTFRAYYDQLLIATGADPVFPQLPASDANGIFALSTLASGLQVQHFMERNNPRKAVVVGGGYIGLEMAEALIRNGLQVSLVERGEQVMGTLDPDMGAMVSDALRDIGVTLYLRESLIGYEAASGKVTAVVTDQRTLPADLVIVGLGTRPSTSLAASAGIALGVKGAISVNPRMQTSAPGVWAAGDCAETFHLVGCKPIHIALGTVANKTGTVAGINLSGGYATFPGVVGTAVSKICKYEVARTGLTERESDTLGLCYVTATIKSRTRAGYYPGAGWITVKLAAEKVSGRLLGGQIIGLEGAAKRIDVLATALTAHMTVQQIVDLDLSYAPPFSPVWDPLQTAARQLLAQY, from the coding sequence ATGCCAGTTGAGCGCCTGGTCGTAATCGGCGGTGATGCCGCAGGTATGAGTGCCGCTGCAAAGGTACGCCGAACTGATCCGCAGCGAAGCATTACGGTGTTCGAACGCAGCCCCCATACGTCCTATGCTGCCTGCGGCATGCCGTATCTTCTCGGGGGACTGATAGATCACCACGATAAACTGATTGCCCGAACGCCGGAGACGTTTCGCGAAAAATACAATATCGAAGCTCTGACCAGCCATAATGTTCTGGAAATCGACGTGCCCGGTCAGAGTGTCCTGGTGGAAGACCTGAATAAAAAGAAGACGTTCCGGGCATACTATGATCAACTTCTGATCGCCACCGGAGCAGATCCCGTCTTTCCGCAACTGCCCGCCAGTGATGCCAACGGCATATTTGCTCTGTCTACACTTGCGAGTGGTCTTCAGGTACAGCATTTTATGGAACGTAACAACCCTCGCAAGGCGGTTGTGGTGGGGGGAGGGTATATTGGACTCGAAATGGCAGAAGCCCTGATCAGAAATGGGCTTCAGGTTTCCCTGGTCGAACGTGGCGAGCAGGTAATGGGGACGCTTGATCCGGATATGGGAGCAATGGTGTCCGATGCCTTGCGAGATATCGGTGTTACCCTCTATCTACGAGAGTCCCTGATCGGTTACGAGGCTGCAAGTGGAAAGGTGACCGCGGTGGTGACCGACCAGCGCACACTGCCTGCCGACTTGGTGATTGTCGGTCTGGGGACTCGTCCAAGCACCTCCCTGGCAGCATCAGCCGGCATCGCGCTTGGGGTCAAGGGCGCTATCAGCGTTAATCCCCGCATGCAAACTTCTGCGCCTGGAGTATGGGCTGCCGGCGACTGCGCCGAGACGTTCCATCTGGTCGGCTGCAAGCCGATTCATATTGCTCTGGGGACAGTGGCAAACAAGACGGGAACTGTGGCGGGCATTAATCTCTCGGGGGGATATGCCACGTTTCCGGGAGTTGTGGGAACGGCAGTCAGCAAGATATGTAAATACGAAGTTGCCCGCACCGGGCTTACGGAACGGGAATCGGATACGTTGGGACTTTGCTATGTGACTGCGACAATCAAAAGCAGGACCAGGGCTGGCTATTACCCCGGTGCTGGCTGGATAACCGTTAAATTGGCAGCGGAAAAAGTCAGCGGGCGGTTACTGGGAGGGCAGATCATCGGTCTTGAAGGAGCGGCCAAAAGGATCGATGTGCTAGCCACAGCTCTTACCGCTCACATGACGGTACAACAGATTGTAGATCTGGATCTCAGCTATGCACCGCCGTTTTCGCCAGTATGGGACCCGCTACAGACTGCCGCCCGTCAACTATTGGCGCAGTATTGA